aagaaagattaaatggattggctatgTTGTCTATCGAGAAGGAATTGGAGAAGAAGCTTGACTATGGAGACTTAATCAATGCGTTTGCAGCAAAAAAtgtgagaaaaataattttcaaatgatggattttgaggtatggtaaattttttgtattggtttttttttttttttatgactctttgtagaccacttttatttgaaaaatatagaGTGGCCTCGTTCAAAGGTTCGTTTccggcctccaaaacttatgagccgacCCTGTCGCCGGGTCATCATCTTGCCGGCGGCTTACCCGTGCCAAAGTCCAAAGTGTCAGCGGACTCGCACAGGTCATGTGGCGTCCAGTGCTCGTGTTAGTGGATTCGTCCATCCGCGTCTTTGTTCGCCGGTATTTTCGTTCCCGCTTACAAGGGCGTGCCGGCATTTTGGCTTatgggtatcacatccacacACGTTGATTTCATCTTATGCTTACTTTGTGTTTGAACTGGGATTCTTTTGGATCCTCTACTACGGAGCCACGGACGGAATTTTCATAGCGGCACTTGTTAGTGTAGGTTTGCTTTGGCAGGGTGTCCTTGAGTCTGTAACACGTGTGCTTTTTAGAGTAACGCGTGTCTTTGATTTGGTAGATTTGGTTCATTCCTGTATTTTGATATGAAATCTTTGCCTTCGGgtattaaaataaaatgcttgactgtcgataaaaaaaaactaacgaGCAATCAAATACTTCTCATAGCAGACTCCGAGTTCCATGAATCTGCTTGTTCAACGAGATCCGGGACCGTGGGGAGCCCAGCGCGGAAGGCATTGGGATGACGGCGTTTTCCTAGCGATAAAGCAAGTCGTTCTTCGAACAGGATATGCAGAAACAGCAGCAAATTCTGCGAGTACTAGTCATTTAAAACCAGGAAATATTGTGATTCAGGGAATACAGTTCGAATACCTGCAAAGAGATGGGAAGCACTTTACTTCACCATGGCACGGCAGCCCTTCCGGAGGTCAATTGCACAAAGTatgtaaacaattttttttttttttttcattcaataatgAGTGACACACATATAACCGGGCACATATTCCGAATACCTAATTCGTTTCAAGTACCGATCATTTTGAACGACAAATCATTGGTTTTCCCCACTTCGCGAAAAGAGCATTATGCACTTCCGAATAAGAGTTGTTTAACTTCTGTTTAACGCGGTTGCAGATCGAATTGGATTCTGCTGTGGGTGAGGTAATTGTGGCAATTGAAGGGTTTTATGGGCCAGTAAAAGGGTCAGATGGGTTTGAGGTCATAACATCAATAACCATGTACACAGACAGAAGAAAGTATGGTCCGTTTGGTGGGAATGAGACTGGTACACATTTCTCGCCGACGCCATCCGGTGGGAAGGCCGTTGGCTTCTTTGGAAGAAGTGGCACCTATTTGAATGCAATAGGAGTTCACATGGACTACTCTTGAAGCTTCATTTCTGCGTCATCCTCTGTATATATGGTCAATGTGATATATGAACTATCTCATTTTCGGTTTGCTTCGCAATATGTTTTATTTGAGCCTGCAATATGCATGTGCTCGTGTCTAAGTGATTGATTGTTTTGGTTGATCCTTGTATTGTGCAATGTAATCTCTTGTATTACCTCTAGGCTTTGAACGgaatttttcttgtttaaaaCCGAATGAATCGATCATTACACTTTAAATACAAATCAATTGAGGTATGCGTAAATTTCAATACAACGACGGTACATGTGTAACTAAAGGTGGATTGGATGTTGTTCTGTTGTTGCTGCCTCGCAATGTATTAGTTCGATGCTTAGACGGAAAAACCCAACAGATACACGTAGACCTAGTgtgaaaaaaatagtaaatgaAACCCAAAAAAGCTCGAGTTAACTTTCTCAATGTACAAAACTCATGGGATCCAAGGAAAGAATGACATAGAAATGATCTTGCAACATCTATTCTACCAATATACGTTTCCCAATATGTATGGGCTATCTGTTTAGCCAAATGTTGGTTGACAGTCGTACAAAGATTTTGGCATTTTAATTTTCATCTCTGAGAATATGACAAAGAGATAATCAATATTCATTGGCTGAAAGTCTTCTCTGTTTACTTCTATCTCAATTGCATTCTCTGGGCAAATTTGTATTGGATGAAAATATGTTGAAGGGGTGACTGAATTAAAGTCTTTGACTATCCTAAGCAGCATGGATCTTTAGTTTGGTCCTCTCTTTCTTGGAAGCACCTATATTCTATTCCAAAAAACCTCCAGGTGCGAATGATGACAAGTTTTAGATTATCTGTTTTATGCACCATGATTTTCTGATGTTATGGAATTAAGATGTGACATGCTTGCTTGTGGTGGCACACTTGCGcttcttgttttttgatttttcttctttggtttttttattttttactactCGATAGATGTTTAGCCTACTCCTAAGGGGATAAAGAAAGGGACCACTAAGCGGCATATGATTGGGGCAAACCCAATAGGCATCAACGACCATACTAAGCACTCGTGCTCCTGACGAGAATCGAACCCTCACCTTCCATGTGAAAGAGGCGAGGAAGTGCTATTGGGTTACAAGGCTGTTGGCTAGTTTTTTGATTGAAGAAATCCAATCTTGCCTATAGTTTTAGTAGGAAAAATACTAATTATGTCCACACAATTAATCTTATTCACAATCTCGTATTTTATAGATAAAATGGATAGTTCGTTCAACCTTCGTTATGACATAGTTGAGCGACAAAAGTAAGACTTAATCAATTCCAAACTTTGAAAATTTCCCTTTGATATTAATTGTGTAGAAATAGTCAATTATATAATATCTTTTTGGACTTTCATAATCGATACTAAAATAAAAgatactccaaaaaaaattcaaatcctgAGGGGTCTAGATTAAGCACCGGCACCGGCTATAGTATTAcagttccagaacacctttttaaaaaataagtactcatttcacattttcaaacttaaaaataatgtaaatgaaaaataactttaaattttttttttgcaccgtattaaagatctcgatgagatctttcaaacaagatccatattgcatttttttatatttcaataagcccatcgtttttgaacttgaaattgctttcttaaaaaataagtacttatttcgcgttccggaacggggcctagtGGGGCTTATTTGATTGAAAGCGTGAATGGATATAgttcacttttatttttttgccaaaaacaaaagTTCACTTTTATATCAGAATTGGTTCAAATAATAGTtggagttttaaattttttttaaaactatggtATTTGATTGTCAATAACTATTCACGagatttgctaaaaaaaattgtataagaTAATTCAACATTATCTTATATTATCAACAAACTAATATTACCAATAATGCAAGCCATCTGATTTTCGATGTAACTAATGTTATCAACAAACTAAAATATATGGACGGTTTGCGCGCATCATCAAAAAAATGTCAAACTACAATCACAATTTTACATTTCTATCTTCATTTTTCAAACAACACACTTAAAACTCAATAATCTCTCATTATGCCTCCAAAATTTTATATGTCAATAAtttaacattaacaaaaaatatcaaatatcactcttattttaagtatattGTTTATACCTTTTTAATAGGACGAATTTTGGCACTGATGGATTACAATGTTAAACGtcatacttttatttatttattgtgtAAGAGTATACATTTTTTACTTCCTTTTtaatagtacttatttttaaacaTTATACAGTTTTTAAGTGCCAAACGGTCTTCATGACCACGTCATCGTGTATTTTACCCTTTATAATGTATAAGGAAATTTTTTCTAGATATGCCCCGAGAATCTGCTTATAAATACAATCGTACCCTGAAAATCTCAATAACCTAGAAAAGTAAATCTGGTGTACCCGTATCGATTGCAATTGGTTTCTCAATCTTTGATCATTTCGCACATAGACTTCATTCACTTAGACTTTCTCATTGGCCAACAATGCATGCCATcttgattttccatttttttgttgaccACAAGTCCAGGCCCACTTGCCATGTGGAACTCAATCATATGGTCAATGTGATATCTCAACTCATTTTCGGTCTGTTTTGCAATGTGCTTTATTTGAGTCTGCAATATGCATGTGCTCGTGTCTAGGTGATTGGTTGTTTTGGTTGATCCCTATATTGTGCAATGAAATCTCTTGTATTACCCCCAGCCTCTGAATGgaatttttcttgtttaaaaACCAAATGAATCACTCATTAGTCATTACTCTGAATGCAAATCAATTGAGGTGTGCATAAATTTCAATACAACGACCATACATGATTAAATTAGATAGTTCttagagggttttttttataatgtttttatCCCTCAAACTCTCacccttttttttactttgtccTCAAACTACGAAAATCTCCCACTTCGTCCCCAAACTATCCAAATCCCACCCATGGGGCATCATTGTGCTTGGTGGATTGCAAGAGAGAGTGGATAAGCTAAGGCTGGTTTCTTGCAGGTGAAATAGGGTGGGAAGAAGGGAAATGATCTGCGTGGTTCATATGAATGAGTTCCCCGGGTTACAGGTTGTTAAGGCTTTCATTCAAGCCCATCAAGCACAGGATCTTCTGTTGTTAAGGCTTTTCTTCGAGCCCATCAAGCACAAGTTCTTCTTTCCTGGAGGAATGGTGTAGGTTAGGAAGCAAATAGTGTGTGTCGATTACCCGTTCAGACAAATAAGCCatagtggcttattttttgtctttattcaaatttttttcgtatcccttggcttattgtcattttttggaatttattgcatcctcacgacaagaggaatctaaaaagtaaaattttttgaccgaaatccaactttttttgaataaagacgaaaaaattggcttattgatttactttcgtctttattcaaaaaaaattggattttggtcaaaaaattttactttttagattcctcgtcgtgaggatgcaataatccccaaaaaaatgacaataagccaagtgatacgaaaaaaatttgaataaagacaaaaaataagtcattttgaCTTATTTATCCGAACATTGATAGGTGGAGCCATGGCTAGCTAGGTAGGTCAATTGGTTTGACAAAATGAGTCATGCATGGTTGGGCGCGCGGTCAAGTTCAAGTGGTCGAGCCGTACTAGAAAGGTGGCAACAATTTGTGTTTTAACATTGTATAGATGTTATGAAAATCCTTAATTTATGCCTAGCTAGTTTAATAAATCCACATCGTTAATCGTAGGTTTTCCTACAAATCAGTTGGATGCATGGACATATGCAGAAACTCAAGGTTGGAAGGAATtacatttaaaagaaattgTTACAAACTATGaggcaaaattaattattgtCGTAAATATCGTAAAAAATACCATAAATAAGATTAtcatatacatgtgtgtgtgcgtgcgcaTGTGCGTGCAACCAAACATATTCAATTGTAGATTATGGTCATTGTAATTAGAATTGCATGGAATCTTACGCCTTCTTATCcacttaaaaacaaaaaaagacttGTCATTTatgtgtaccaaaaaaaataaaaaatcatgtgaACTTATTCTCCGAATCAATCCTATTTATGATATTTCATCATATGTATTAAAACATAATCGATCATGTGGactttaattataaaaaaaaaggggaaaaatatTATTAGAAACTCGATAATGAGCGAGATAAACAGAAAGAGGAAAGAGGGGGGAAAgaaaatttccaacaaaaagttgagaagaaaacaaaacacaatacAATAGGTCCAAAACACAACCAACATGAAAGGAGAATAAGTCCAAATCATGTGGACTTATTATTCTCCCTACTAATTAATGACTCAAACCATGGCTACATACTTCATAGTTCATACACGTATACATGGTCGGAAAGTGCAACAAATAACTCATGgcagggaattttttttttgtgtcagGTGGGTATATCCTACGCAGTGCATAGCCAGAAAATCGCATCAATGAGGGCACAATTCATACACACGACTttattatgaaaaacaaaaaattatctatctCCTTTTTACGACTTAACAtgccttgatttttcttttgcactatTTATTCAAGACTTATTTCTATTTAAAAAGTGTTTAGCTATTAGataatattaaaataacaaggaaaaaaaaataaaaatatcatatcTTGCAGATAAATTTATAAGTTCCCTAGTGGTCTAAATGAATCATCTTCaaatacaaaagagagagatcttattaaaagatttaagaagaaaaataaagaaaaaagggaaatggCGAAAAGGAGCGTCGCTTGATTTGCATTTTCTGATAAGACAATAATCCATACTTATAATTCCACACGTGGTGGTTTGGAGGCGAATGTTCAGTGAATGGAGGCTTCCTTATGAGTAATTTGGTTATTTAGTGATTAAGGGACCTTACTAGGTTGTGCCCCAACACCCTTTTCCATCACATATTTATATTGGATTCATAGTATTTATTCTTGAGTCTCACACGAATATGTGTTGGAAAAGAACAAATGAGATACCATCTGGTGATGCCCTCaatgatttttctcttttttcgaACGTGATACACTAAAActtctaaggtttttttttacaaatgcaaaaaaaaaaaaaagacaaatccATCCAGTGGGGGCCTGTGGCACAGGCCCCACTGGGCCTCATATGCCTCCGCCACTGATCCTACGTGATATTCGCTCGATACATTAGGGccattcaatacacttttggacggttcgaattgaaactctctcctttctcatctcataattttctctttcatttttctctctccaaattcaagTCGTCCAAAAACGCAAAGGACATCTCGGATACACCAAGCGGGTACCAAGTGTTCCCACCCAGCACTGAAAAAATTTCCCCTCCCACCAGCAGGTGGCTCACGCTTTTCCAACCACTCCTCACGCCTTTCCAACCACCCACCCACCCTATAAAAGGGACCCAGCTCCTTTTGAATAGGAGTataatttcttttgaatatataggagtataaaCGAGTAGGTCAAATTATGGAAACCTATTCTAAGGTCTTGCTCCTTTTGGTAATTATGTTAGCCGTTGCCCCCTCCGCAAAAACTGAATGGAAAATATAAAAACTGGCCCTTCAATGGCCTCATGGAGTTGCAAAAGCAAAAATGCCACCCAATTGGAGACAACAATGCACAATCCACGGATTGTGGGTGATGAACAATTCTGGCTCGTTTTGGCGTCCAAAACCACAAACCACTTACCAGTCATTCGCCTCCTCATATGTGCGTATTCCATCCTAAATGCATGGTGCAACGCTTTTTAAACATAGTCTAAATAGTATCAAACCCCACTTTGGTTTGATACTATTTAGACTGTATTTAGAATGCGTTGCGCCATGCATTTAGGATGGAAATACGTACATACGAGGAGGCGAATGACTGGTAAGTGGTTTAAGTGATTTTGGATGCCGAAACGAGCCAGAATTGTTCATCGTCCACAATCCGTGGATTGTGAACTGTTGTCTCCAATTGGGTGTTATTTTTGCTTTTGCAACTCCACGAGGCCATAGAAGGGCCAGTTTTCATATTTCCCATTCAGTTTTTGCCGGGGGACAACGGCTAACAGAATTGCCAAAAGGAGCAAGACCTTAGAATAGGTTTCCATAATTTGCCCCAAGTTCAAATATATTCATTGTCAAAAGTGACAGATAAATGGGTTGAGGTTCTTCcatcacttctctctctctaggcaGTCTGGGATCTGAACAGCCGCTTGGTTTTGTGCATATATATTTTGTGGCTCTTTAGGCAGTCTGGGATCGAAAgttttccatatttttgtggCTCTTTATGTAAATTTTGGTggcttgttttattttttgatgtgtGGTACGGTACACACATCACGAATCTCAAGGCTTATTGTACAAATGTGTGTGGTCCAATTAAGATTAATTTTTGTGGTTGTttattaatataaattttttacggTGTTgattacaaatttttttggctcAAAATACAAAGTGCATACCGAACAATTAAAAGTAGGTGTTTACCCTATGGGTCCGGATAATTCAACCTTTGAACACGTATATGGTATACTTGTAATTTGttggttttatttttaatttttgagaaGATACTTGTTAATTTGGATTTTAAAACATTGAATTCACAGGTTTGCATTGATGACCCTAGCATCTCACAGCCATAAAAATGACATTTGGAGAGTTCGAAGGACAACCAGTCACTCAGTTTTCGTACTAATCTGAACAAATATGGGCATTCTGTCTCCATTCCAATTGAAGGTGGAATCATCTGCGGATTCCATGAACGTGCTGGGTATTACCTTAATGCAATTGGTATTTATGTGGCACCGAAAATCAGGAGTTTTCGGTGCAACATAAATACCAATTTTTGTAAAGGTCAAGAATATGCGCCAAGCCATCCAAAGgtgaatttttttcttccaactTTCTGGGTTAATGACGCATTGAATTGTTACActtcaaattttaaacaaaactctttttcttttctttttttggttgccaaatTTATACATAGACTGATAGACTCCTTCACTTTGGTCAACTGTTCTAATTTCGGGGTGTACCCGTTATCAGGGGCAGACCTAATGTGGAGCCCGAGGAGGCTCCGGCTCCAccctttttgtatttttataaataaGTATTAGATCGATATTATTTTGAGTGTGATTAGTATACTAATGTATTGCAATTTATGATTTAATTGAGGTTAATTTCAAATAATGATATATGAACCtaagaaattattttagtaagtACATGTGTGTTTTAGTAAaattcaatggaaaaaaaaaaatcacatataaTTTTGGCATTGGATCCAAAATCATCGACTTGTATATTTTAGGATACGAGATTACAAAAGACATATTAACACAAAGAGTATATTTGCCTCCCTTAAGTTGAAATCCTGGCTCTGTCACAACGTCACCGCAGACAATGGCTCAAAAATTGACAGTAAATAAGAGGTTATGGCACCTAATATTGAGGATTCTCTCATCTCTTACACAAGTTGGAGTGTCATCATTCATTACGTAATATTGCGTGTACGAGACTGACTTTACGTCACCATGGCATGGCAACCTTTACGGGGTAATCAGGAGCATAAAAAGAGGGTGTGAGTGAGTGAGAGAATTCGGACGCAAATTTCACGGACAATTCAAACAGAGAAGAAAATCTGGAATCTACAACACCACTGCTGAAGACGTGCAGTGCTCCAATGAAGGTAAATAATGGGAAATGAATTGCCGCCAAAGCCGTGCACTCTTACTGGAGGTATCtcaatttgcatgtttttaaCGTAGAGAGAATTGGTGAATAGCAAATCAATTTGAATGCAATGAACGTAAAAGGGAACAATATTATAGGAGTTCTCAACCCTTTTTGAATGCAATGAACATAAGGACACTGGGGCTGTGTCTATCTGGACCGTCCGTCTCAgtaatcaatggtccggattaaaatgaaatttttccgaAACTCTTCTCcagaaaagttttttaaaatctggaccatctataacacttttggacgattgAGATCGCACAGCACCATGTTGCGCACTAGGTGCACAGCACGCCCCTAGTCCACGTAACATGGAAAACTATTAAATCgaaatcaaatgaaaaaagaagaaatcttAGCGTAACTTCCTCTTTAATGTAAACAATTTAAAAGGGTGAAAACTTACCATAAACTTCAAATGAAAGTGTATATAATTTGAAACAGGTTAACATTTAACTTAAAAGATTTGAAAACGTTTACATTGATGTGGGTTTATATTTtaagaagttttttttatcgaacagttATAAATGATACTCTGTTTATATGTCTAGATATTTTCAACAGAAATcgttttattttatcaaaagtgctacacacacaacggttgtgtaaaacataacacacaaccaatctctagccgtccattgctgtaataaatggccaggattcgctcaaactcttctccataaaagttgaacttttccttggaaattttttttataaaatctagaccatccaaataaatctggacggtcagaattacgcacacaaccaacacaacgatTGTGCAAGTAACATTTTTGCTATTTTATAACGAAGATATTTCTTGGAATTCCAAAAATGCATGACGGGGCTCAAACCCTAGCCTCCCACATGTGAATTCAGGGCTGTGAATAATTTCTGAAATTCCTTGTGGACTAACCTTACTAACCCAT
The sequence above is drawn from the Rhododendron vialii isolate Sample 1 chromosome 6a, ASM3025357v1 genome and encodes:
- the LOC131331036 gene encoding agglutinin-like yields the protein MAKAGSVDEGCISIGPWGTLRGEPWAYKADGRVTHIILGHGVVIDSISFRAESCDGSTLGSSSDRFGGRGGERTEVCIGGPGEHLTAISLTFGEFARQSVIWSLSFRTNVTTYGPFGTKSGTSVSIPMEGGVVSGFHGRAGNYLNAIGFYLAPKIRSFGQIGGQQSVAAHLQQTPSSMNLLVQRDPGPWGAQRGRHWDDGVFLAIKQVVLRTGYAETAANSASTSHLKPGNIVIQGIQFEYLQRDGKHFTSPWHGSPSGGQLHKIELDSAVGEVIVAIEGFYGPVKGSDGFEVITSITMYTDRRKYGPFGGNETGTHFSPTPSGGKAVGFFGRSGTYLNAIGVHMDYS